In Bradyrhizobium paxllaeri, the genomic stretch TCCCGATGGAGGGGGGAGGCGTGGGCGGCACCGGAATCAAGTATAGCGCAATCCCGGCTTGCGGAGAACGGGTGAGGCCGAGTGCCAACAGGAAAGCGCCGGTCTGAATCAGGCTTGAGTTGGTGCGCCCGGAAAAATTACACCGTCGCTTCGGGCAGGCGTGCGCCGGTCGCGCCGAACACGTCCTCGAACGCCCGCCGCAGCGCGACGTCGACATCTTCCATCGTCACGGGCAGGCCGAGGTCGACCAGCGAGGTGACGCCGTAACGCGGATCGACGACGCCGCAGGGCACGATTGCGGAAAAATGCGACAGGTTCGGTTCGACATTGATGGCGATGCCGTGGAACGACACCCAGCGCCGCAGCCGCACGCCGATCGCCGCGATCTTGTCCTCGTAGCCTGCGCCCTTGTCGGGCCGCCTGACCCAGACGCCGACGCGATCCTCGCGGCGCTCGCCGCGGACGTTGAAGGCGTCGAGCGTGCGGATGATCCATTCTTCGAGGCCGGCGACATAGGCCCGCACGTCCGGCCGCCGCCGCTTGAGGTCGAGCATCACATAGGCCACCCGCTGGCCGGGTCCGTGATAGGTGACTTGCCCGCCGCGGCCGGTGGCGAACAGGGGGAATCGCGGGTCGAGCAGGT encodes the following:
- the lipB gene encoding lipoyl(octanoyl) transferase LipB, translating into MVNDRQSLDLTTFAHAQGGGEVEWRISEGPVPYPDSVTEMEARAADIADGKAAELVWLLEHPPLYTSGTSGKQADLLDPRFPLFATGRGGQVTYHGPGQRVAYVMLDLKRRRPDVRAYVAGLEEWIIRTLDAFNVRGERREDRVGVWVRRPDKGAGYEDKIAAIGVRLRRWVSFHGIAINVEPNLSHFSAIVPCGVVDPRYGVTSLVDLGLPVTMEDVDVALRRAFEDVFGATGARLPEATV